The Pseudomonas baetica genome includes a region encoding these proteins:
- a CDS encoding antimicrobial resistance protein Mig-14 has product MLNRFQGWRERGWSPVDASTYATAWQRFGGSVATHPLVVERLAALAGIPVRYLAWEQGGEVKAAIPTWGRDLALSKDVLKRHGKKGLFDLGNAELVLPAAADAKAPLRHRGRYLSALNESRFSGMKLQTEQLAMARTPEELSKKFRYNQRRELRLLEEAGGMVRPVGEFSSAELAAIYCDLFQRRWGFPATGAARMAEVIELLRELLIGSVIFLNDAPIAIQLVYRVEAPEWISVEYINGGVDPETREFSPGSVLSFLNTQGAWEHARALDKPLRFSFGRADREYKDRWCNPVPVFTV; this is encoded by the coding sequence ATGCTCAACCGATTTCAAGGCTGGCGCGAACGTGGCTGGTCGCCCGTCGACGCCTCCACCTATGCAACCGCCTGGCAGCGTTTTGGCGGCAGCGTCGCGACCCATCCACTGGTGGTCGAACGTCTGGCCGCGCTAGCCGGCATCCCGGTCCGTTATCTGGCGTGGGAGCAGGGCGGCGAAGTCAAAGCCGCGATCCCGACATGGGGCCGCGATCTGGCACTGTCCAAGGATGTGCTCAAGCGCCACGGCAAAAAAGGCCTGTTCGACCTCGGCAACGCCGAGCTGGTTCTGCCGGCCGCCGCGGACGCTAAAGCGCCATTGCGTCATCGCGGGCGCTACTTGTCGGCTCTCAACGAAAGCCGCTTCAGCGGCATGAAGTTGCAGACCGAACAACTGGCCATGGCCCGTACCCCGGAAGAGCTGTCGAAGAAGTTTCGCTACAACCAGCGCCGCGAACTGCGCCTGCTGGAAGAGGCGGGCGGTATGGTGCGGCCGGTGGGCGAGTTTTCCAGCGCTGAGCTGGCCGCGATCTACTGTGATCTGTTCCAGCGCCGCTGGGGTTTTCCGGCTACCGGCGCGGCACGCATGGCCGAGGTGATCGAGCTGCTGCGGGAATTGCTGATCGGTTCGGTGATCTTCCTCAACGATGCGCCCATTGCCATTCAACTGGTGTACCGCGTCGAAGCCCCCGAGTGGATCAGCGTCGAGTACATCAACGGCGGCGTCGACCCTGAAACCCGTGAATTCAGCCCCGGCAGCGTACTGAGCTTTCTCAATACACAGGGCGCCTGGGAACACGCGCGGGCGCTGGACAAGCCGCTGCGTTTCTCCTTTGGTCGTGCCGACCGTGAATACAAGGATCGCTGGTGCAATCCTGTGCCGGTGTTCACCGTATGA
- a CDS encoding glycosyltransferase: MTRSAERHVLQFCHGYDGPFLDCARQYASLFAGTGYRVTTVFLTGAADSEVAAACASDEVLFMEYSSKAIRGLKLGAIGDLRKIAASRNFSFCIAHRFKPIYIALLGTSLPVIGVHHAFDDYKRGTRKLFAHIFRKRLSLLGVSDAVRDDMRRCLPKWPTTRIQTLYNRIDVAALQFNQVSAREARETLGLAADAWIVGNVGRLHPDKDQATLLQGFAAALPGLPANSQLVILGKGRLEQDLKELARELGIGDRVLFLGQVPDARNYFRAFDVFALSSDHEPFGMVLLEAMAAGVPLLATACGGAKEVVEGVGILFPLGDAEHLAQGLQHLAGMDDQQRLQCAELMLDRLRERFSDRAVRDTFWRLPQVTDLAPRG, encoded by the coding sequence ATGACTCGCTCGGCTGAACGCCATGTGTTGCAGTTCTGTCACGGCTATGACGGGCCGTTCCTCGACTGCGCACGGCAATACGCCAGCCTGTTCGCGGGTACCGGTTATCGGGTGACCACGGTCTTTTTGACCGGGGCCGCCGACAGCGAGGTAGCCGCCGCGTGTGCTTCCGATGAAGTGTTGTTCATGGAATACAGCTCCAAGGCCATTCGTGGCCTGAAGCTGGGCGCCATCGGCGATCTGCGCAAGATCGCCGCTTCACGTAATTTCAGTTTCTGCATCGCCCATCGCTTCAAGCCGATCTATATCGCCTTGCTCGGCACTTCGCTGCCGGTGATTGGCGTGCATCACGCGTTTGACGATTACAAACGCGGCACGCGCAAGCTGTTCGCACATATTTTCCGCAAGCGCCTTAGTCTGCTTGGCGTCTCTGATGCCGTGCGCGACGACATGCGTCGTTGCCTGCCGAAGTGGCCGACCACGCGCATCCAGACCCTTTACAACCGTATTGACGTGGCTGCGCTGCAATTCAATCAGGTGTCGGCCCGTGAAGCCCGCGAGACTCTCGGTCTGGCGGCGGATGCGTGGATTGTCGGCAACGTCGGGCGGCTGCACCCGGACAAGGATCAGGCCACTCTGCTGCAAGGTTTTGCCGCGGCATTGCCGGGTTTGCCCGCTAATAGCCAGCTAGTGATCCTCGGCAAGGGCCGGCTGGAGCAGGATCTAAAGGAGCTGGCTCGCGAGCTGGGTATCGGTGACCGGGTGCTGTTTCTCGGACAGGTGCCGGACGCGCGTAATTACTTCCGCGCCTTCGATGTGTTTGCCCTGAGCTCTGATCACGAACCGTTCGGCATGGTGCTGCTGGAGGCCATGGCCGCTGGCGTGCCTTTGCTGGCCACCGCGTGCGGCGGGGCCAAGGAAGTGGTCGAAGGCGTGGGCATTCTGTTTCCGCTGGGCGATGCCGAACACCTTGCGCAAGGCCTGCAACATTTGGCGGGTATGGATGATCAGCAGCGCCTGCAATGTGCCGAGCTGATGCTTGATCGCCTGCGTGAGCGTTTCTCCGACCGTGCGGTGCGCGACACCTTCTGGCGTCTGCCGCAAGTTACCGATCTGGCACCGAGGGGCTGA
- a CDS encoding carbamoyltransferase family protein, translating into MALTILGLSGALSHDPSAALYIDGKLVAAAEEERFVRDKHAKNRMPYESAKFCLEQAGIKPSDVDVVAIPFAPISLFGKARWHYAKRYWYAPDRALDAILMGNRRYKRYRNKIVWCLEQLGFDPKKIKIEPVEHHLAHASSAYHCSGFKEKTAILGIDGKGEYATTFFGYGENGKIHKIKEFFDPDSLGGLYGAITEFLGFEMLDGEFKVMGMAPYGDASKYDFSRLASFENGELVINTDYANVIGLRRYKEKGKGFYFSPKLIEWLGPKREGDIADEPYIHYAASMQALFEKLALQMIDYYLGDVLKETGKLAFAGGCALNVKLNQKIIARDDIKELFVQPASGDAGTAVGAAAYVSHARGVPVEKMEHVYLGPSYSNEDVIAACARHENKPTWRKLDNMPEQIAKIMVDGNPVAWFQGRMEFGPRALGGRSIIGCPSVAGVADRINHQIKFRERWRPFCPSMLDTVAPQMIKIDHPAPFMTFTFEVAEEWKTRVPEVVHEDGTSRAQVLKREYNPRYYDMMKALENLTGNGVSLNTSLNRRGEPMICSPTDALNMFFGSDLQYLIMEDILVVKEGANAYDSLG; encoded by the coding sequence GCGATAAGCATGCAAAGAACCGCATGCCCTACGAATCGGCGAAGTTCTGCCTCGAACAGGCTGGCATCAAGCCGTCCGACGTTGACGTGGTGGCGATTCCGTTCGCCCCGATCAGCCTGTTCGGCAAGGCCCGCTGGCACTACGCCAAGCGCTACTGGTACGCCCCGGACCGCGCACTCGATGCGATCCTGATGGGCAACCGTCGCTACAAGCGCTATCGCAACAAGATCGTCTGGTGCCTGGAGCAACTGGGTTTCGATCCGAAGAAGATCAAGATCGAGCCGGTCGAACACCACTTGGCTCACGCCTCCAGCGCCTACCACTGCTCGGGTTTCAAAGAGAAAACCGCGATTCTCGGCATCGATGGCAAGGGCGAATACGCCACGACCTTCTTTGGTTATGGCGAGAACGGCAAGATCCACAAGATCAAGGAATTCTTCGATCCGGATTCTCTCGGCGGCCTGTATGGCGCGATTACCGAGTTCCTTGGTTTCGAGATGCTCGACGGCGAGTTCAAGGTCATGGGCATGGCGCCTTACGGCGACGCCAGCAAATACGATTTCTCGCGTCTGGCCTCGTTCGAGAACGGCGAGCTGGTGATCAATACCGACTACGCCAACGTGATCGGCCTGCGTCGCTACAAAGAGAAGGGCAAAGGCTTCTACTTCTCGCCGAAGCTGATCGAGTGGCTGGGTCCGAAGCGCGAAGGCGACATCGCTGACGAGCCGTACATCCACTACGCCGCGAGCATGCAGGCGCTGTTCGAGAAACTGGCGTTGCAGATGATCGACTACTACCTGGGCGATGTGCTCAAGGAAACCGGCAAGCTGGCTTTCGCCGGTGGCTGTGCGTTGAACGTCAAGCTCAACCAGAAAATCATCGCCCGCGATGACATCAAGGAACTGTTCGTACAGCCTGCTTCCGGCGATGCCGGCACCGCGGTTGGCGCCGCAGCCTATGTGTCCCACGCCCGTGGCGTGCCGGTCGAGAAGATGGAACACGTCTACCTCGGCCCGTCCTACAGCAACGAAGATGTGATCGCCGCGTGCGCCCGTCACGAGAACAAACCGACCTGGCGCAAGCTCGACAACATGCCCGAGCAGATCGCCAAAATCATGGTCGATGGCAACCCGGTGGCCTGGTTCCAGGGGCGCATGGAGTTCGGTCCGCGTGCACTGGGCGGGCGTTCGATCATTGGTTGCCCAAGCGTGGCCGGTGTAGCTGACCGCATCAACCACCAGATCAAGTTCCGCGAGCGCTGGAGGCCTTTCTGCCCGTCGATGCTCGACACCGTTGCGCCACAGATGATCAAGATCGATCACCCGGCGCCGTTCATGACCTTCACCTTCGAAGTGGCTGAAGAGTGGAAGACCCGCGTGCCGGAAGTCGTCCACGAAGATGGCACTTCCCGTGCCCAGGTGCTCAAGCGCGAATACAACCCGCGCTACTACGACATGATGAAGGCCCTGGAAAACCTCACCGGCAACGGCGTGTCGCTGAACACCTCGCTGAACCGTCGCGGTGAACCGATGATCTGCTCGCCGACCGACGCCCTGAACATGTTCTTCGGCTCTGATCTGCAGTACCTGATCATGGAAGACATTCTGGTGGTCAAAGAGGGCGCAAACGCTTATGACTCGCTCGGCTGA